GAGAATCGGGTCAACCAGCGTTGGGGCCGCTGGGttcctccccaccctgggcctgTCAGCCttgctggtggcccagctggATGCTCAAGGGTCATGGGGTAGAGGAGGGAGCAGGAAGGGGTTAATTACCACCCCAGCTACCCTGGCAATTAGGGGGAAGAGAATTATAATTTTGGGGTGGGGGTAAGGTCCCCAGGCTGGGGGTGTGTCCCCCCAGGCTGAGCCTCCCTGGCATCAAAGGGTTAATAGCCCCTGCCCAGAAGCCTCATTAACCAGGGCGGGTCTGCCAGTTCGGGGAGTCCCCCCAGACCTAGCTGAGGCAGAGGCTGAGAGGGGGCCCCCTCCTCTTCACCCCTGCCCTGAGTCCCTTCTGCCCAGTCTCTCTACCCTGGCCTTGGGCAGGTGGGACTCAGGAATCCCCTCCCCATCCAAAGACCCTGCCCGGCAAGTGAAGCCACCCCAGCCAGGCCCCCACGGGGCTGCCTGGTGTGACCTTTGCCCTGCTCCTCTCAGGGTGTTCTTAGCTCTTGCTGCATGCCTGTTCATCCGCATGTCCGTTTAGTTGTCCCTTCAGCATCCCTCCATTCTCCTGGCCTAGATACCTGCTCACGCGCCAGTCTGTTCACCCACCCACCGTGTTCCGCCCACCCGCCCTGTCCACTCACCATGCAGTCTGGCTGGCGCCTGTgtgcctgggggtggggatggccctgccTGGTGGGTGAGGGGACCGGCCCCGGGACACAGCGTGTCCCCAAGCGTTGTAGCATCACCGTCGTGCAGCCAACAGCGCAGGCCAGGCCCACAGGGGTCAGTGAGGCTACCTGGGCGTGGGGCCGGGCACCGTGCCCTGACAGGTACCAGGGAGCTGACGAGGGGGccgccccaggccccaggcctccAGGAGGTCAGCAGGGTGAGCGCGTCTGTCCCccctggcggggggcggggggctgttGGAGGGGTGACGAGGCACCCGGCTGCCCCGCCAGCCTCAGGGCGGAGGGGAAGCAGGAGGCCAGCGCCTGCCGTCGGCCCAGCGGGCTGTGCTGCCCCTGCCCCATCTGCAGGTGCATCCCGGGCTCAGTGCCACACCTTGCAGGCCGGCTTCAGCTCTCGCTCCCAGGGCCTGAGCGGGGAAACCTCGGTGAGTGACGCCCTTCTAGCCCGGAGCCCTGAGAGGGAGGTTCCGAGGGGGGCTGGGCTCCGCAGTCCGGAAGAGGGGCCCACTGAGCCCCCGCACCCCCtcactgccctcccctcccctccccgccccacagACCTTCCGGCCCATCGCCAAGCCCACCTACAGCCCTGCCTCCTGGTCTTCCCGCTCAGCCATGGACCTGAGCTCCAGTCGGAGGCTGAGCTCTGTCCACAACGGGGGTGGTGCCTTTGGGGCTGCAGGGTACCGGGGTGCCCTGCCTGCCGCACCGGTGCCCGCCCGGCCTGTGTCCTTCCACGAGCGTAGGGGGGCGGGCAGCCGGGCAGATTACGACACCTTGTCCCTGCGCTCGCTGAGACTGGGGGCCGGGGGCCCAGATGACAGATACAGCGTGGTGTCCGAGCAGCTGGAGCCGGCGGCCACGTCCTCCTACAGGGCCTTTGCCTACGAGCGCCGGGCCAGCTCTAGCTCTAGCcgggctgggggcctggactgGCCGGAGGCTACCGAGGGACCACCCAGCCGGACCATCCGTGCCCCCGCCATGCGGACCCTGCAGCGGTTCCAGAGCAGCCACCGCAGCCGTGGCGTGGCTGGGGGCGGGCCCGGGGGCGTCCTGGAGCCCGTGGCCCGGGCTCCCTCTGTGCGCAGCCTCAGCCTTGGTGACTCGGGCCACCTGCCAGACATGCGCGGGCTGGACAGCTACGGCGGCCACCGCACTCTGCAGAGGCTCAGCAGCGGGTGAGCTTGGACAGGTTGCAGGGAGCTTCTGCCACCACCCCAGGCCATCCTTGGGTCAGCCTAACCCGTCTCTTGTCTCTGCAGATTTGATGACATCGACCTGCCCTCAGCAGTCAAGTACCTCATGGCCTCAGATCCCAACCTGCAGGTGCTGGGAGCCGCCTACATTCAGCACAAGTGCTACAGCGACGCAGCTGCCAAGAAGCAGGTGACTGTCCCTGCCGACCACACCCATGGACCCCCTTCAGTCACTGTCCTCTGGTCCCTGACCACCCTCGCTGACCCCCAAACTGACTGGGCAGACCTGGGCCTACCCAGAGCATCTCCAGCAGAGGAAGGGTGGGAGCGATGGACTTACACATGTCCGAATACATGTGCTCACACCCATACACCTCTGTGCACACCTGAATACGTATACACAAATTTATCAGTGTTCACACCTGCCTACACCTGCACACCTCTGTGCACACCTGCATATGTATGCACAAATCTATCAGTATATACACCTACCTATACCTGCCACCTCTGCACACACCTGCACACCTTTGAGCACACCTGCACACCTCTGTGCACATTTGCATAGGTACATACAcatctattaatatatacacCTGCCTACATCTGGACACTTTTGCGCACATCTGCATACATTTGCACACACCCATCCATCGTGTGCACGCTTGGTAACACCCGCATGCCTGTGCCCACAGGCCCGCAGCCTGCAGGCTGTGCCCAGGCTGGTGAAGCTCTTCAACCACGCCAACCAGGAAGTGCAGCGCCACGCCACAGGCGCCATGCGCAACCTCGTCTACGACAACGCGGACAACAAGCTGGCCCTGGTGGAGGAGAACGGCATCTTCGAGCTGCTGCGGGCGCTGCGGGAGCAGGACGACGAGCTCCGCAAGAACGTCACAGGTGGACCAGGCCACTACCACACCTGCTACCCCGCCCGCTACCCCGCCCCTCTCCCACCCGACTCCCGCACCTCCCGCCCCTCTTCCCTCGGCCCCCACCTGGGCATGTCTCTTTGGAGCCAGCCTCCGCCCCAGGGCCCACATCCCCAAGGGTCGTCCTCTCTGCCCTGCTGCAGCCCTGTGACCCTCTGGGTCACACCCAGGCTGTCCCCACGAGGGCTGGTGGGTGAGGCTGGCAGTGCGCTGCAGGGAGAGCTCAGGAGCCTCCTCCCTACCACCTGAGAAAGACAGAGGGGCCGGAGGCCTCTGAGGTCCCCAGAGGTGGTCCCTGACCACAACCGCAGCCTATCCGCCACAGGGATCCTGTGGAACCTGTCCTCCAGTGACCACCTGAAGGACCGCCTGGCCCGGGACACGCTGGAGCAGCTCACAGATCTGGTGCTGAGCCCCCTGTCGGGGGCGGGCGGGCCGCCCCTCATCCAGCAGAACGCCTCTGAAGCCGAGATATTCTACAACGCCACCGGCTTCCTCAGGTGCACTGGGTGGCCGTGGGGACCTGAGGTCCCAGGGTCAAGGTGGAGCCTCtgggctgggggggcgggggcaccGGGGGAAGCGGACAGACCCAGCAAGGCAGAGGTGCTGACCCACAGCAGAGTGGCCACCAGGTGTTCCCCCCCAGCCAGATGTCAACAGACTCGGGGCTGCAGGCTCAGATTTCTTTAAATCAGGGACTTGATCTGACATTTctcacccgcccccaccccggaCAACTTGAGGAGTGGATGAGGGTAGGCGTGCAAAAGCGTGGGAGCTACTGTCCCACAGAGACCAGGAGCAGGAGGTGCTGGGGGTGGGCCCAGGGAGGGTCGGGCAGGGAACCGGTGCCCAGGGCTCAGCCTTGGTTTCAGCTTGCTGTGGGACGGGCTCTGTTGGGGGATTCCCGTGGGGTGGCTCTGCCTGGGGTCCCTGTGCGGGCCTCTCATCTGCCTCCATCCGCAGGAACCTCAGCTCTGCCTCCCAGGCCACTCGCCAGAAGATGCGTGAGTGCCACGGGCTGGTGGACGCCCTGGTCACCTATATCAACCACGCCCTGGACGTGGGCAAGTGTGAGGACAAGGTGAGGGTCGGCctgggccccagggccccaggggcaCCAGCCTGCCCTGACCGCGGTCCCCTCTGTCCGCAGAGCGTGGAGAACGCTGTGTGCGTTCTGAGGAACCTGTCCTACCGCCTGTACGACGAGATGCCACCCTCGGCCCTCCAGCGGCTGGAGGGCCGGGGCCGCCAGGACACGGGGGTACCCCCGGGCGAGGCGGTGGGCTGCTTCACGCCACAGAGCCGGCGGCTCCGAGAGGTGGGACCAGactggggtgggtgggcagaAGCAGGGGTCCTGGACGACCTCAGCTGACCCTCCGTGCCCTCCTGCCCAGCTGCCGCTCACGGCCGACGCGCTCACCTTTGCTGAGGTGTCTAAGGACCCCAAGGGCCTGGAGTGGTTGTGGAGCCCCCAGATCGTGGGGCTCTACAACCGGCTGCTGCAGCGCTGCGAGCTCAACCGGCACACGACCGAGGCGGCGGCCGGGGCGCTGCAGAACATCACCGCGGGGGACCGCAGGGTGAGGCGGCAGGCCGGTCCGGGCAGGACGGGAAGGCGGGGGCCGCTGAGCGGCAGCAGGAGCGTGAGGTCAGCGCCCCAGATGGCTCAGGCCTCGGCTCCTGAGGACCTGGGTTCTGCGCCAGACTTGAGGGAGGCGCCGGGAGGTCTGGACTGGCAGGGCCTGACCTGCAGGCGGCACAGGGCACCAAGCACCTCGCTCACCGCCCCCCTTCTGCTGGCAGTGGGCGGGGGTGCTGAGCCGGCTGGCTCTGGAGCAGGAGCGCATACTGAACCCGCTGCTGGATCGAGTTCGGACTGCTGACCACCACCAGCTGCGCTCACTGACGGGCCTCATCCGAAACCTGTCCCGCAACGCCAGGAACAAGGATGAGATGTGTGAGTCCGGCCGTCCTGCAGCCTGGGTTCCGCCTCCGCTGCGGACTGGGCACACGCCTGGACTCTGCCTTTACTGCCGCCCTGGGGCCAGCTTCTGGGAGGCTGGGGTCAGTGGACAGGCAGGCACGCCAGCTCCCTGGGGGCAGCAGGGGATGGCAGGTGCCAAGGtggtggcaggggaggggggcggtggaGAACCCACCTCCCTGACCTCCTGGCAGCCACCAAGCTGGTGAGTCACCTGATCGAGAAGCTGCCCGGCAGCGTGGGTGAGAAGTCTCCTCCAGCCGACGTGCTGATAAACATCATAGCTGTCCTCAACAACCTGGTGGTGGCCAGTCCTGTGGCTGCCCGGGACCTGCTCTACTTCGACGGACTCCGCAAGCTAGTCTTCATCAAGAAAAAGCGGGACAGGTCAGGGCCCAAACCCCGCACCCACCCTGCCCCCCGGCTGGCCCTGCCTGTCACCCTGCTgacccctgtcccccaccccccagccctgaCAGTGAGAAGTCCTCCCGGGCGGCCTCCAGCCTCTTGGCCAACCTGTGGCAGTACAACAAGCTCCACCGAGACTTCCGAGCGGTATGTTCCTGTGGCCCAGGGCAGGCAGGGCTGCAAGTGTGGGGCGTGGAGGCGGGACggcagggacagggaagccatgtGGCACAGGAGGCCTGGATGACCGGGGGCCTGCTGCCAGCACACTGGACGCGGGGCAGCACAGCCCTGACTCTGGGTCCCCTCTCCACTGCAGAAGGGCTACCGGAAGGAGGACTTCCTGGGGCCATAGGCGaagccttcctggagaaggagaatgCGATGTGACCCAGCCTCCTAGGGAAGGGCTCAGCTCAGGGCTGCTCACCAGCCGGCCTGGAGGAGAAGGTTGAGGATGGCCCAGGGGCCTCTCGCTGGAGCCCTGTCCACATGCAACGTGAAGGCCTGGGCCACGGGGGAGGGGACGAGGGTTTGCAGCTGGGGAATTGGCTTCTGCGGGGCATGGGGGGGCAGGGCTTGAGGCTGCTCTGACGCGTGGGGTGGTGGCCAGGTCACACTGGCAGAAGTAGTGCTGACTGTGGCCAGCAGTGGGAATAAAGGTGGCCGTGAACACAGCCTTTCGTGCTTCCTTGGCTGGTCAGGTCTGGGGTCAGGTCCAAGGACGCAACAGTGTCCCCAAGCATGGCTGTGCTTGCCCCTGAGGACACTTCCCCCAGGGCCCATGCACAGACCTCTCTGGTCAGGGGACACAGGATGGGGGGAGGGAGCGTCCCAACAGCAGGAGAGCTGGCGGAGGGCGGAGGCGCTGAGGTGGACGGCAGAGGTGGCCCCGAGCTGAATGAGACACATGTGCAGAGGAATGACCTCTTTGGGGGCAGTGTGCCCGCTGCTGACTTTAGTGCCACCCTGCTAGGTTGTGCTCAGGTGGCATCTGCACCGCAACATCTCTCTACCCTGCCCCGCCCTGGGGGTGCCCTGACAGCTTTACTCATACTGTCTGAGGCTTGGGGTCCAGGAGCTCTGGgactcctccccatcccaccaagTCAGGCCATTTGGTCGTGATGCTCCCACGGATATTTTACAACAGACTTTTCCGCAAAGCTCAGCAGCTGCAGTCTGTAAGGGGCCTGCCCCCCAGGGGCCGTCCGGCTCATAGTGGGACTGCAAACAGTCACCACCTGTAGCAGGGAGACCTGAGGAAGGCACTGAGAGGGGTGCCTGAGCTGGCTCGGGAGGGAGAGGCAGCGTTTGAGTGGGCGGCCAGGTGTGCTGACCAGGTGGCCATGAGGTGAGACAAGGGCAGGGTCCAGGGCCCTGGATGCTGgagctccaacactctggccacataatgcaaacagccaactcattagaaaagaccctgatgctgggaaagattgagggcaggagaaggggtgacaaaggatgagatggttggatggcattaccatgatggacatgaatttgagcaagctctgacaggggaggctggcatgctgcagtccatggggtcggagatttagacacgactgagcagctgaacaacaaccaggGCCCTGGAGGACCCAGGATGGAAGTGAGGGGCCTTCCACCCAGGACACTGCACACccacttcctgccccaggggagAGGCCAAGACTCGGGTGGGATTCAAAAGTTCTTTATTTCTGGCACGAGGCGGACagctggctggggctggggccacTCTCTTTCCCTGAGGTCCCAGGACTACAAGTAGACAGGTCCTGCTGTGTGGGATTAAAAACACCCGGCCCTGCCCCCCGGCGCCCTTGGCAACCCTACTGCTCCAGGGGGCAGGGCTACACGTCGTCCTCCGATACCAGGCAGTAGAAGTCCGTGCGGGCACTGTAGTTTCGGGAGCCAAGGTCTGACACATCCACTTCACTGCCTCGGCCCTCTCCAAGCGAGACTGCACTTGCATGTGGTAGAGCTGGCGGCTCCCCAAAGACAGGCCCTCGTACACCTGGGGAGGGGCACCGCCAGGCCTGAGGCTGGGCTGCACACTGCCTGCCTTCTGCCGGGTCACTCCCTGCTGCCCCTGCTGCATGGTGGCACTTGTGATTCCCAGGCAGGCCCTGGGCCCAACCACCTCTATGGAAAGAGGCAATGGGAGGTGCTGGAAGTTAAAGCCATCCATGGCTGCAGGGCACGGTCCCCACCACCTGGGCCCCTTTGGGGGCTCCATCACCTTATGCAGCCTCCCTCCAACTCAGGCTGAGCTTcttggggtcgggggtggggctGGTGGACATACCCAGGTCCCCCTCGGGGTCGGGGTCCAGCTCAGGGTCCAAGGTCCGACCCTCTGGGAGCCGGCCTCGCACAATCAGCATGGGGTCCTTGTCGTCCTGCAGCCGGGTCTGGGGGTCTCCCTCCATCGATCTGTACTGCACCTTCCGTGGCAGCGCCAACCTTAGCTCTTTCCAAAAATCGGAGGAAGGCGTCTGGCGGCAAGGTGGAGCAGTTAATGTTGTGTGAACACGTGAATGGGGTTTGGGGGAGTGGTGCCAACATATAAAGACCCTGGCCTCCTCGGCCCCAGAAAGCCCACTCCTCTGGGCAGCTGACCACGGAGCCTCCACTCACAGAGTCCCGTCCACAGCACCCCGTGCCCCCCTGCCCCTCCGCACCACAGAGCCGGGCTTCCAGAGCAGCAGGGTCACCAGGTGGCGGTGCTGGCGCAGCAAGCGCAGCGCAGGGTGCGCGGGGTCGCGCCGCTGGCCCTCGAAGGTGATGAAGATGGGTCTGCGCGTGAGCTCCAGCAGCCGGCACAGGCCCTCCCTGCGAGGGCGGCACTGTCAGAGCAGGCGCGGCTGAGGCCCACCCAGCCCAGCGCGGGACCCACCGGAAGCTGTGACTGCACCAGGCCCGGCCCAGGAAGGCATCCGACAACACCACCACAAGTCGCCGGCAGCGGCTCAGGTTCACCAGGAGGTCTGCCGACGGCTCTGCGGGACCCGGGCATCAGCGCGGGCAGCACAGACTGGGCCCTGGAGGGGCGGGGCCCTGGGAGGGGCGGAGGACGCGACGGGGCGGGGCCATGGGAGGGGCGGGGCCTTGGAAGGCGGGATCTGTGACCCAGCGGGGGCGGGGCCCAAGTGGAAAGGGGCGGGGCGCCGGTACCCGCACGCGGCAGGAGGTCGCGGTCGTCCAGAAAGAGTTTGTAGCCACGATGCCGCTCCAGCTGCGGCTTCAGGATGAAGTTCACGAACTTCCGGTCCTCAGGGCTGTCGCTGTAGGAGATGTAGGCGTCGTAGAGCTTCCCGTCTGCGGACGGCGGCGGGTCAGTGCGGCCGGTTTCCCGGCCTGCACCAGCCACCTTCAGGGTCCCCTAAACTCCCCCCGGTGCCAGGAAAGCCAGGCAAGCCCCCCAGAGGAGACTCAGTAGATCCCGGCTCAAGCACCGCCTGGATTCGTCCTCAGCACAGGATTCCAGGTGGAGGCCTGGAACCAGGGTACCGTGACCCCCTTCTGCCCGCCCCGTGCCGTCCTGGGCTGCACAGGGACACCCCTCTTCCTGTACTGAGCACTCGCCAGAGCCCTCCAGGGACAGAtgcctcctcacccccacctgcAGAGCTGAGCGGAGGGAGGCCCCCTTCCCCCACGTCCAGGCCCCACGCACCGTTCATCTCCACCTCCCCATACTTGTCTTGGTACCAGAGCAGCACATTGAGCCGACACTTCACGTACAGCAGCGCCACCAGGAGCAGGGCCAACAGGACCAAGAGTGAGGCCAGCACCGCGGCCACATGTCCAGCCAGGCCTGGGGACAGAGCCgctgtctgagccaccccagCACCCTCCGAGCCTAAAGTCTCCCCAGGGCTCCCTTCTACCTTGTACCCCAGTGCACCCCCTCACCAGCTCTCCAAAGAGTGAAGGAAGAGGAGCTGATGTTCTGGATGGAGCAGGTGAAGGTCCCGAAGTCCTCAGCTCCGGTCAGGTTGATTCCCAGGACACTGGACACAAGCACCTCTGACCAGTTGGCCTTGACCCTGGGGAGACCAGGCCCTGTCCCCTCACATGGGGCCCAAGAGCATCACTGAATGCCCCGGAGCCCCAGCTGACTGGGACTCACCCAAAGAGGTTGCAGATTTGGGCTTCCTGGCAGTCCTTAGACTGTAAGCTAAGAGAAACAGCCAGAACATGAAGAGGATATGGATCTCTTTTGGGACAGTCACCCTGATCCTGGGTCCGGGTCCTGGAGTTACTCAGATCCCAGGCTTGGCCCAGCAGTCAATGAGCAAATTCA
Above is a genomic segment from Cervus elaphus chromosome 2, mCerEla1.1, whole genome shotgun sequence containing:
- the PKP3 gene encoding plakophilin-3, producing the protein MQPRTPQPEAAVSGVSPGASSLRTAGRPEAGVCSLALPSDLQLDRRGTEGPEAERLRAARVQEQVRARLLQLGQQPRHNGLAEPDGAAEAARGASRAQCHTLQAGFSSRSQGLSGETSTFRPIAKPTYSPASWSSRSAMDLSSSRRLSSVHNGGGAFGAAGYRGALPAAPVPARPVSFHERRGAGSRADYDTLSLRSLRLGAGGPDDRYSVVSEQLEPAATSSYRAFAYERRASSSSSRAGGLDWPEATEGPPSRTIRAPAMRTLQRFQSSHRSRGVAGGGPGGVLEPVARAPSVRSLSLGDSGHLPDMRGLDSYGGHRTLQRLSSGFDDIDLPSAVKYLMASDPNLQVLGAAYIQHKCYSDAAAKKQARSLQAVPRLVKLFNHANQEVQRHATGAMRNLVYDNADNKLALVEENGIFELLRALREQDDELRKNVTGILWNLSSSDHLKDRLARDTLEQLTDLVLSPLSGAGGPPLIQQNASEAEIFYNATGFLRNLSSASQATRQKMRECHGLVDALVTYINHALDVGKCEDKSVENAVCVLRNLSYRLYDEMPPSALQRLEGRGRQDTGVPPGEAVGCFTPQSRRLRELPLTADALTFAEVSKDPKGLEWLWSPQIVGLYNRLLQRCELNRHTTEAAAGALQNITAGDRRWAGVLSRLALEQERILNPLLDRVRTADHHQLRSLTGLIRNLSRNARNKDEMSTKLVSHLIEKLPGSVGEKSPPADVLINIIAVLNNLVVASPVAARDLLYFDGLRKLVFIKKKRDSPDSEKSSRAASSLLANLWQYNKLHRDFRAKGYRKEDFLGP
- the SIGIRR gene encoding single Ig IL-1-related receptor isoform X2: MAGACDKAPDFLSPSGNQVLGPALGSMVTLNCTALVVSGPHCPLPSVQWLKDGLLLSNGSIYDLHEDAWVKANWSEVLVSSVLGINLTGAEDFGTFTCSIQNISSSSFTLWRAGLAGHVAAVLASLLVLLALLLVALLYVKCRLNVLLWYQDKYGEVEMNDGKLYDAYISYSDSPEDRKFVNFILKPQLERHRGYKLFLDDRDLLPRAEPSADLLVNLSRCRRLVVVLSDAFLGRAWCSHSFREGLCRLLELTRRPIFITFEGQRRDPAHPALRLLRQHRHLVTLLLWKPGSVTPSSDFWKELRLALPRKVQYRSMEGDPQTRLQDDKDPMLIVRGRLPEGRTLDPELDPDPEGDLGVRGPVFGEPPALPHASAVSLGEGRGSEVDVSDLGSRNYSARTDFYCLVSEDDV
- the SIGIRR gene encoding single Ig IL-1-related receptor isoform X1; the protein is MTSVTGIPSSGGKSWNQPLTRPGALTDRPQGQRVNLAQPLGNQSARPRSPVALEVAPVSSLPRGGPSQTMAGACDKAPDFLSPSGNQVLGPALGSMVTLNCTALVVSGPHCPLPSVQWLKDGLLLSNGSIYDLHEDAWVKANWSEVLVSSVLGINLTGAEDFGTFTCSIQNISSSSFTLWRAGLAGHVAAVLASLLVLLALLLVALLYVKCRLNVLLWYQDKYGEVEMNDGKLYDAYISYSDSPEDRKFVNFILKPQLERHRGYKLFLDDRDLLPRAEPSADLLVNLSRCRRLVVVLSDAFLGRAWCSHSFREGLCRLLELTRRPIFITFEGQRRDPAHPALRLLRQHRHLVTLLLWKPGSVTPSSDFWKELRLALPRKVQYRSMEGDPQTRLQDDKDPMLIVRGRLPEGRTLDPELDPDPEGDLGVRGPVFGEPPALPHASAVSLGEGRGSEVDVSDLGSRNYSARTDFYCLVSEDDV